Below is a genomic region from Candidatus Obscuribacterales bacterium.
ATGCCAGACGACTTATCTTTGAGTTCATAAGAGTTGTCCATTGCCAACGACCGGACAATCTTAGCCTATTTAAGATTTCAGATCATGAGCCAGACATTCATTAGGCTCCAGCCAGTTTAATTGCGGAGCAGGCTTGCTGGTATCCTTGTCCGCCTCCTGAAGGAGTTGGACGTCCTTATTAGCCTTTTCGGCCTTTGGTCCGGACTTCTCTTGATCAAACAATTTAGCAGCTGTTTGCAAATCAACAATTGCGCCGGCACGACTGCCTAGTTTTTCCCGCATGAGCCCTCGTGCGAAATATGCATCAGCACACTTGTCGTTAATCTCTAATGCCTTATTCAAATCATTGAGGGCCGCTTTGTAATTGCCGGTATCAGCTTCTATGTACGCAATTCCAAGAAAGCCCGGCACGTATTTTGGATCCAATTTGATTGCTTGTTGAAAGTCCGGCCATGCATCGCGCGTGTTGCGCATTTTGATCTCCGTAGCGCCTCTATGAAAGTAAGCTTGAGACAAAGTCGGATCAAGTTTTATTACCTGTTTGAACTCATTCAATGCGCCGTCATTGTCGTTATTTTTGCATTTCAACTCTGCTGTTTGCATGTAGAGCTTGGCAAACACTGTCGGGAATTTGGCTTCAACTTCAGATCTGAACATAATAGCCAGACCAAAAGCGCCTGCAAGGACAACAAGCAGACCTAAGCCGACAAAGTTAAATCCGCGCTTTTGCGTGGTCATGGGACCACTGTTGTCTTTGTCAGACCAAATGCCTCTGTTGCCGTCGGACTTTACTTCGTCCATAGCATAAGCGCGCCTTTTACCACCGCTATCGCCCGGTAAGAGTGAAGCAAATTGGAGCTGCTTGCGAAAACGGGCGATTGTATTGAGCGGCTCCCAGCCCTGAGTGGCGGTGGGACACCATACTTTAGCGCCCGCCGGCAATATTTTCTTGGTGACCATCTCCAAAAGCGACCTCTCGGAGACGGGCCCCTTTTGTTGACCTTCTTCGAGGTAATACCATTGCTCTTCAGCCATGCTTGCTACGTACCCGACCCGGAATGCCGTCAAACCGGAATTATTGCAATGCTTAACAGTTGCAAGCCGTGTCCATTAGGGATATTACGGCTGACATTATTAGCCAGTCTAATTATCCTTTCACTTAGTAAATGGACTGGATGATTAATGGATAAGACCGGCAAAGAATCTAACCCAGAAATTGACCCGCAATCGGCAGCGGCAAAAGAGAAGCTCTCGGAAGAGCTTGCTGACACCCGAGTGTATTTTCGTGACGGGCTGGTAAGTGGACTTGAAGGAAAAGACGGGCAGCGAACGACGGTTGTTTATGATCAAAACAACGACCATAAAGTGAAA
It encodes:
- a CDS encoding tetratricopeptide repeat protein; amino-acid sequence: MAEEQWYYLEEGQQKGPVSERSLLEMVTKKILPAGAKVWCPTATQGWEPLNTIARFRKQLQFASLLPGDSGGKRRAYAMDEVKSDGNRGIWSDKDNSGPMTTQKRGFNFVGLGLLVVLAGAFGLAIMFRSEVEAKFPTVFAKLYMQTAELKCKNNDNDGALNEFKQVIKLDPTLSQAYFHRGATEIKMRNTRDAWPDFQQAIKLDPKYVPGFLGIAYIEADTGNYKAALNDLNKALEINDKCADAYFARGLMREKLGSRAGAIVDLQTAAKLFDQEKSGPKAEKANKDVQLLQEADKDTSKPAPQLNWLEPNECLAHDLKS